A window from Primulina huaijiensis isolate GDHJ02 chromosome 11, ASM1229523v2, whole genome shotgun sequence encodes these proteins:
- the LOC140987554 gene encoding glycerol-3-phosphate acyltransferase 9 produces MSKLLSSASELDLDHPNIEDYLPSGSIQEPHGKLRLRDLLDISPTLFEAAGAIVDDSFTRCFKSNPPEPWNWNVYLFPLWCLGVVVRYGLLFPVRVIVLTVGWIIFLSCYFPVHFLLKGHDKLRKKLERGLVELICSFFVASWTGVVKYHGPRPSIRPKQVFVANHTSMIDFIVLEQMTAFAVIMQKHPGWVGLLQGTILESLGCIWFNRSESKDREIVARKLREHVNAADSNPLLIFPEGTCVNNHYTVMFKKGAFELDCTVCPVAIKYNKIFVDAFWNSRKQSFTTHLLQLMTSWAVVCDVWYLEPQNLRPEETPIKFAERVRDIISLRAGLRKVPWDGYLKYSRPSPKHRERKQQSFAESLLRRLEDK; encoded by the exons ATGAGCAAGCTTCTATCATCGGCTTCCGAATTGGATTTGGATCACCCCAATATCGAAGATTACCTTCCATCTGGATCCATTCAGGAGCCGCATGGAAAACTACGCCT GCGTGATTTGCTAGATATTTCGCCGACTTTGTTTGAGGCAGCGGGTGCCATTGTTGAT GATTCTTTCACAAGATGCTTCAAGTCAAATCCTCCAGAACCTTGGAATTGGAACGTATATTTGTTTCCTTTGTGGTGTTTGGGAGTTGTAGTAAGATATGGGCTGCTTTTCCCAGTAAG GGTCATTGTATTGACAGTTGGATGGATAATATTTCTATCATGCTATTTTCCTGTCCATTTCCTGTTGAAAGGGCATGACAAGCTAAGGAAAAAGTTAGAG AGAGGTCTAGTGGAGCTCATTTGCAGCTTTTTTGTTGCATCATGGACTGGGGTTGTCAAGTATCACGGCCCTCGCCCCAGCATTCGTCCTAAGCAGGTGTTTGTGGCAAACCATACGTCCATGATTGATTTCATCGTTTTGGAACAAATGACTGCATTTGCAGTGATCATGCAGAAGCATCCTGGTTGGGTTG GATTGTTGCAGGGCACTATTTTGGAAAGTTTGGGATGCATCTGGTTCAACCGCTCAGAGTCCAAGGATCGTGAAATTGTGGCTAGAAA GTTAAGAGAACATGTCAATGCGGCTGACAGCAATCCTCTTCTCATATTCCCTGAAGGAACTTGTGTGAATAACCACTATACCGTGATGTTTAAGAAG GGTGCATTTGAGCTTGACTGCACTGTCTGTCCAGTCGCAATCAAGTATAACAAGATATTTGTTGATGCCTTCTGGAACAGTCGAAA GCAATCTTTCACAACACACTTGCTGCAGCTTATGACATCATGGGCAGTTGTTTGCGATGTATGGTACCTGGAGCCTCAAAATCTGAGACCTGAGGAAACACCTATTAAGTTTGCTGAGAG GGTGAGGGACATCATTTCTCTTCGAGCAGGTCTTAGAAAGGTCCCGTGGGATGGATATTTGAAATACTCTCGCCCCAGCCCCAAGCATCGAGAGCGCAA GCAGCAGAGCTTTGCGGAATCACTGCTACGTCGGCTTGAAGATAAATAG
- the LOC140987555 gene encoding isocitrate dehydrogenase [NAD] regulatory subunit 1, mitochondrial-like produces the protein MSRRVLPVLKHHLSARFTTHTRSVTYMPRPGDGSPRAVTLIPGDGVGPLVTGAVEQVMEAMHAPVYFEKYDIHGDMKTVPPEVIDSIKKNKVCLKGGLKTPVGGGVNSLNVILRKELDLYASLVHCFNLKGLPTRHENVDIVVIRENTEGEYSGLEHEVVPGVVESLKVITKFCSERIAKYAFEYAYLNNRKKVTAVHKANIMKLADGLFLESCREVASAYPSIQYNEMIVDNCSMQLVSKPEQFDVMVTPNLYGNLVANMAAGIAGGTGVMPGGNVGADHAVFEQGASAGNVGNEKLAEQRKANPVALLLSSAMLLRHLQFPSFADRLETAVKCVISEGKFRTKDLGGDSTTQEVVDAVIANLE, from the exons ATGTCCCGGCGAGTCCTCCCTGTTCTAAAGCACCACCTTTCGGCTAGATTCACGACCCACACCCGATCCGTTACATATATGCCCCGACCTGGAGATGGGTCACCACGCGCCGTCACCCTCATTCCCGGAGACGGCGTTGGGCCCCTCGTCACCGGCGCAGTGGAGCAGGTTATGGAGGCCATGCACGCCCCCGTCTACTTTGAGAAATATGACATCCACGGGGACATGAAGACCGTCCCTCCCGAGGTGATCGATTCCATCAAGAAGAACAAGGTCTGTCTCAAGGGTGGATTGAAGACTCCTGTCGGTGGAGGTGTTAATTCTCTCAATGTCATCTTGAGGAAGGAGCTCGATCTCTATGCTTCCCTCGTCCACTGCTTTAATCTCAAGGGATTGCCTACGCGTCATGAGAATGTGGATATTGTCGTGATTCGGGAGAATACGGAGGGAGAGTACTCGGGCCTCGAGCATGAGGTTGTTCCTGGAGTTGTGGAGAGCCTTAAG GTGATTACAAAGTTCTGCTCAGAACGAATAGCAAAATATGCCTTTGAGTATGCCTATCTCAACAACAGGAAGAAAGTGACGGCAGTGCATAAAGCAAACATAATGAAACTTGCGGATGGTCTTTTTTTGGAATCCTGTCGTGAAGTTGCTAGTGCTTACCCTAGCATCCAGTACAATGAGATGATAGTGGATAATTGTTCCATGCAGCTTGTTTCCAAGCCAGAGCAATTTGATGTCATG GTGACTCCTAATCTATATGGGAATCTTGTTGCAAATATGGCTGCTGGTATAGCTGGGGGTACCGGTGTCATGCCTGGTG GGAATGTGGGGGCTGATCATGCGGTCTTTGAGCAAGGTGCTTCTGCAGGAAATGTTGGAAATGAGAAATTAGCAGAGCAAAGGAAGGCAAATCCAGTGGCTCTGCTTCTTTCATCAGCTATGTTACTGAGACACCTCCAGTTTCCTTCATTTGCTGATCGGTTAGAGACTGCGGTGAAGTGTGTGATATCAGAAGGTAAGTTCCGGACAAAAGATCTGGGTGGAGACAGCACGACCCAAGAAGTTGTGGACGCTGTCATTGCAAATCTGGAGTGA